One stretch of Deinococcus aerophilus DNA includes these proteins:
- a CDS encoding type II secretion system F family protein, translating into MPVFEYRVRDRSGKVLKSQMEAETAAQVRDTLRAKNLMIVEIKAPKSGLNADVKIPFLGDRPPNLKQVSVFSKQLATLINAGVPLVQSLAILQGQIEHKGFQVIVRALRTDIEAGTPLSEAIAKYPKVFNRLYINLVRAGETSGTLDSVLERIAGFQEKELALRGKIKSALTYPVVVLVFAILITYFLLTTIVPQFANILTQLNAPLPTITKVLMATSEFLQHSSLLIVVFVAVLSFVYRWLYKLPKGRLIIDDIKLKLPVFGNLARKSAISSFARTFGLLISSGVNIIEALEITKGTADNAIVEDTIENAKNVVMVGEQMSSSLATSKVFPAMVVSMIAIGEETGSLDSMLGKVGDFYDREVDEAVDSMTAAIEPLMIVFLGGIVGTIVAGMFLPMFSIIGTLSQ; encoded by the coding sequence ATGCCCGTCTTCGAATACCGCGTGCGTGACCGCTCCGGCAAGGTGCTGAAATCCCAGATGGAGGCCGAGACGGCGGCCCAGGTCCGCGACACGCTGCGCGCCAAGAACCTGATGATCGTCGAGATCAAGGCCCCCAAATCGGGCCTGAACGCCGACGTCAAGATTCCCTTTCTGGGAGACCGGCCGCCCAACCTCAAACAGGTTTCGGTGTTCAGCAAGCAGCTCGCCACGCTGATCAATGCCGGGGTACCGCTGGTGCAGTCGCTGGCGATTCTTCAGGGCCAGATTGAGCACAAGGGGTTTCAGGTGATCGTGCGGGCGCTGCGGACCGACATCGAGGCGGGGACTCCCCTGAGTGAGGCCATCGCCAAGTATCCCAAGGTCTTCAACCGGCTGTACATCAACCTGGTGCGCGCCGGGGAAACCAGCGGCACGCTGGACTCGGTGCTGGAGCGCATTGCGGGCTTTCAGGAAAAGGAGCTGGCCCTGCGTGGCAAGATCAAGAGTGCCCTGACCTACCCTGTGGTGGTGCTCGTCTTTGCCATCCTGATCACCTATTTCCTGCTGACAACCATTGTGCCTCAATTTGCGAATATCCTGACACAGCTGAATGCCCCGTTGCCTACCATTACCAAAGTTCTGATGGCAACCTCGGAGTTTTTGCAGCATTCCAGCTTGCTTATCGTGGTTTTTGTTGCTGTTCTGAGCTTTGTATATCGCTGGCTGTACAAGTTGCCCAAGGGCCGCCTCATCATCGACGATATAAAGCTTAAGTTGCCCGTGTTCGGTAATCTGGCCAGGAAGAGTGCTATCTCCTCCTTCGCCCGGACCTTTGGCCTGCTCATCAGCAGCGGCGTGAACATCATTGAGGCCCTGGAGATCACCAAGGGAACGGCAGACAACGCCATCGTTGAAGACACCATTGAGAATGCCAAGAATGTCGTGATGGTGGGGGAGCAGATGAGTTCGAGTCTGGCAACCAGCAAGGTGTTTCCGGCAATGGTGGTCAGCATGATCGCCATCGGCGAGGAAACCGGCTCGCTCGACTCGATGCTGGGCAAGGTCGGTGACTTTTACGACCGTGAGGTCGACGAAGCTGTTGACAGCATGACGGCGGCCATTGAACCGCTGATGATTGTTTTCCTGGGGGGAATCGTGGGGACCATCGTGGCGGGGATGTTTCTGCCCATGTTCAGCATCATCGGCACCCTCAGTCAGTAG
- a CDS encoding GNAT family N-acetyltransferase produces MTTPFLPVFSCTLSVQLSHPLTGQSYTLLRADELPLTHQRAVEVAAVCNEPLVYDRLFRARRQGRPYAVGEGEDFLTWAAAGWRNGTHFVFLLLDPEQRVAGALDVKSPEREAGEVGYWLGGAHRGIMTSALLAMLDAAREAGFVRLWARPDADNARSLALLERAGFGTFAPAEVAANTAYLERHL; encoded by the coding sequence ATGACCACCCCGTTCCTGCCCGTCTTTTCCTGCACCCTTTCCGTCCAGCTGTCCCACCCGCTGACCGGACAGTCCTATACGCTCCTGCGCGCCGATGAACTGCCCCTCACGCATCAGCGCGCCGTTGAGGTGGCCGCCGTGTGCAATGAACCGCTCGTGTACGACCGCCTGTTCCGCGCGCGTCGGCAGGGCCGCCCCTACGCGGTCGGGGAGGGCGAGGACTTCCTGACTTGGGCCGCGGCGGGCTGGCGGAACGGCACTCATTTCGTGTTTCTGCTGCTCGACCCGGAACAACGGGTGGCGGGCGCGCTGGACGTGAAGTCACCCGAGCGGGAGGCGGGTGAGGTGGGCTACTGGCTCGGCGGCGCACACCGCGGCATCATGACGTCTGCACTCCTTGCCATGCTGGACGCGGCGCGCGAGGCGGGCTTCGTGCGCCTGTGGGCCAGACCCGACGCCGACAACGCCCGCTCGCTGGCGCTGCTGGAACGTGCGGGATTTGGCACGTTCGCTCCGGCGGAGGTGGCAGCGAACACGGCATACCTTGAGCGCCACCTTTGA
- the ilvN gene encoding acetolactate synthase small subunit, protein MSDPIPHDQLLSILVRDEPRVLTRITALFGRRGYNIKSLSVGNTEHPGVSRMTIVVHGDRGVVEQAIRQLEKLHDVVKIIDHSLEKYVDRELVLVKVAITPESRVEVRQIAEDFRSRIVDVGRHALTFEVTGDEGKLTAFIEQMRPFGILETMRTGRIALTRGSNADIASHVYHSGETQTLEPVVQGVEAREERARRVPNIF, encoded by the coding sequence ATGAGCGACCCGATTCCCCACGATCAACTGCTGTCCATCCTGGTCCGCGACGAGCCGCGGGTGCTGACCCGCATCACGGCGCTGTTCGGGCGGCGCGGCTACAACATCAAGAGCCTCAGCGTGGGCAACACCGAACATCCCGGCGTCTCGCGCATGACCATCGTGGTTCATGGCGACCGGGGCGTGGTCGAACAGGCCATCCGTCAGCTGGAAAAGCTACATGATGTGGTCAAGATCATCGACCACAGCCTGGAGAAATATGTGGACCGCGAACTGGTCCTCGTCAAGGTGGCCATCACGCCCGAAAGCCGGGTCGAGGTCCGGCAGATTGCCGAGGACTTCCGCAGCCGGATCGTGGATGTGGGCCGCCACGCCCTGACCTTCGAGGTCACCGGCGATGAGGGCAAGCTCACGGCCTTCATCGAGCAGATGCGCCCTTTTGGCATTCTGGAGACCATGCGCACAGGCCGCATCGCCCTGACGCGCGGCAGCAACGCCGACATCGCCTCGCACGTCTACCATTCGGGCGAAACGCAGACGCTTGAACCGGTGGTCCAGGGGGTGGAGGCCCGGGAGGAACGGGCCCGCCGGGTACCGAACATCTTCTGA
- the ilvB gene encoding biosynthetic-type acetolactate synthase large subunit — protein MGQTDGQDLNRGEMTGAKALWATLANHGISTVFGYPGGAIMPVYDALTFYPEVRHVLARHEQGAIHAAEGWAKATGEIGVCMATSGPGATNLVTGLADAMLDSVPLLAITGNVARHLMGTDAFQEADITGITLPVTKHNYVVREVEDLPRIIAEAIRIARSGRPGPVLVDIPKDIQLAAYEGEIPAPQARPEIPAPSDESIERALELLRGAKKPVIMAGGGSLDASTEITALARAWDIPVITTLMGLGTFPSSDPLWLGMPGMHGSVAANRAISEADVLLGIGLRFDDRVTGRVNGFAPNAAIIHVELDAAEIGKIIRTHVPVRGDAKVAAARLAEGAVKGVWPEWTAQITEWKARNETPEHWGAGYAVAAVVDRLTPDDILSSDVGQHQMLAAQLARFERPRRWLNSGGLGTMGFGFPAAIGAGMAEPGVRSVVIAGDGGFQMTAQELATLKMYDIRNVKICIINNSYLGMVRQWQEMFHEKRYSEVWLGDSNPDFLKLADAYDVPGYRASSAEELPGAIDAWLNDPKSALLEVVVPHEHGVFPMVPAGAALFEMIESDPRRAAELKSQLAEAPMNTAQPEETAEEARKA, from the coding sequence ATGGGGCAAACGGACGGGCAGGACCTGAACAGGGGCGAGATGACCGGCGCAAAGGCGCTGTGGGCCACGCTGGCAAACCACGGCATTTCCACCGTGTTCGGCTATCCGGGCGGGGCGATCATGCCGGTGTATGACGCCCTGACCTTCTATCCGGAAGTGCGGCACGTGCTTGCGCGGCACGAGCAGGGCGCGATCCATGCCGCCGAGGGCTGGGCCAAGGCCACCGGAGAGATCGGCGTGTGCATGGCGACCTCCGGCCCCGGCGCGACCAACCTGGTGACCGGACTGGCCGACGCCATGCTCGACAGCGTGCCCCTGCTGGCCATCACCGGCAACGTGGCCCGCCACCTGATGGGCACCGACGCGTTTCAGGAAGCCGACATCACCGGGATCACGCTGCCCGTGACCAAGCACAACTACGTGGTCCGCGAGGTTGAGGACCTGCCGCGCATCATTGCCGAGGCCATCCGCATCGCGCGCTCGGGTCGGCCCGGCCCGGTCCTCGTGGACATTCCCAAAGACATTCAGCTTGCTGCCTATGAGGGCGAGATTCCCGCGCCGCAGGCCCGCCCGGAGATTCCCGCGCCCTCGGACGAGTCCATCGAACGGGCGCTGGAACTGCTGCGGGGCGCAAAGAAACCCGTGATCATGGCGGGAGGCGGCTCACTGGACGCCAGCACCGAGATCACCGCTCTGGCCCGGGCATGGGACATCCCGGTCATCACCACCCTGATGGGACTCGGGACCTTTCCTTCCAGCGACCCCCTGTGGCTGGGCATGCCGGGCATGCACGGCAGCGTGGCGGCCAACCGCGCCATCAGCGAGGCGGACGTGCTGCTGGGCATCGGCCTGCGCTTCGATGACCGCGTGACCGGTCGGGTCAACGGTTTTGCACCCAATGCGGCGATCATTCACGTCGAACTCGACGCGGCCGAGATTGGCAAGATCATCCGGACCCATGTGCCTGTACGCGGCGACGCGAAGGTGGCGGCCGCCAGACTCGCCGAGGGCGCCGTGAAGGGCGTCTGGCCCGAGTGGACCGCCCAGATTACCGAGTGGAAGGCCCGCAACGAGACGCCCGAGCACTGGGGCGCCGGATACGCGGTGGCCGCCGTGGTGGACCGCCTGACTCCCGACGATATTCTCAGCAGCGATGTGGGACAGCACCAGATGCTCGCCGCGCAGCTCGCCCGCTTCGAGCGGCCCCGGCGCTGGCTGAACTCCGGCGGGCTGGGCACCATGGGCTTTGGCTTTCCAGCCGCCATCGGAGCGGGGATGGCCGAGCCGGGCGTGCGCAGCGTGGTTATTGCCGGCGACGGCGGCTTTCAGATGACGGCTCAGGAACTCGCGACCCTCAAGATGTACGACATCCGCAACGTCAAGATCTGCATCATCAACAACTCCTACCTGGGCATGGTTCGCCAGTGGCAGGAGATGTTCCACGAAAAACGGTACTCGGAGGTATGGCTGGGAGACTCCAACCCCGACTTCCTCAAGCTCGCCGACGCCTACGATGTGCCCGGCTACCGGGCCAGCAGCGCCGAGGAACTGCCCGGCGCCATCGATGCGTGGCTGAACGATCCGAAATCCGCCCTGCTGGAAGTGGTGGTGCCCCACGAGCATGGGGTCTTCCCGATGGTTCCGGCAGGCGCGGCCCTGTTCGAGATGATCGAGTCCGATCCCCGCCGGGCCGCCGAGCTGAAGTCCCAGCTGGCCGAGGCTCCGATGAACACCGCCCAGCCCGAGGAAACCGCCGAGGAGGCCCGCAAAGCATGA
- a CDS encoding DEAD/DEAH box helicase codes for MNFDQLIAPELAARLAERGITEASPIQEASLPQTLEGRDLIGRARTGTGKTLAFALPIISKLEGSRERGRLPRAIVITPTRELAKQVADEFSKSGVNLTTVTVYGGSAYAPQENALRRGVDVIVGTPGRLIDHLERGNIDLSAVEFAVLDEADEMLSVGFAEAIETILEHAPPTRQTLLFSATISAEVRRLSQKYMTDPVLVDMVGAGKSQAAQTVEHLKVRVGRSRTRVLADLLTVYNPEKAIVFTRTKREADELANELIHRGLEAEALHGDLAQSQRERALGSFRSGRAGVLVATDVAARGLDIPEVDLVVQYHLPQDPDSYIHRSGRTGRAGRTGTAIIMYGDRENREMSGLERITGVRFIERTIPTPAEVAAASARAGADMIRKVDPTVAASFQDQAEKLFSELGLEALARALAKISGVTEPAKAASLLSGEEGLTTIILHGERMSVPRTVAVLARNGDVDTRRLGKVRQWRGGTVADVPSEFVAKLLAANPLEGDIQIEVAQELPELFEAPTRERRDGGYQGGGRGRSGRDEGGYRGQGGGYNNRGGNQGGNRGGQGGGQGRWSRDRNEGGNSQPRREDFADREFVGNR; via the coding sequence CCTGGCCTTCGCGCTGCCCATCATCAGCAAGCTGGAAGGCAGCCGCGAGCGTGGCCGCCTGCCGCGCGCCATCGTGATTACCCCCACCCGCGAACTCGCCAAGCAGGTGGCCGACGAGTTCTCCAAGAGCGGCGTCAACCTCACCACCGTGACCGTGTACGGCGGCTCGGCCTACGCTCCGCAGGAAAATGCGCTGCGCCGCGGCGTGGACGTGATCGTGGGAACGCCCGGCCGTCTGATCGACCACCTGGAGCGCGGCAACATCGACCTGAGCGCCGTGGAATTCGCGGTGCTTGACGAAGCCGACGAGATGCTCAGCGTGGGCTTTGCCGAGGCCATCGAGACCATTCTGGAGCACGCTCCCCCCACCCGCCAGACCCTGCTGTTCAGCGCGACCATCAGCGCGGAAGTCCGGCGCCTGAGCCAGAAGTACATGACCGACCCCGTTCTCGTGGACATGGTCGGTGCGGGCAAGAGCCAGGCCGCCCAGACCGTCGAGCACCTCAAGGTGCGCGTGGGCCGCAGCCGCACCCGCGTGCTCGCCGACCTGCTCACCGTGTACAACCCCGAGAAGGCCATCGTCTTTACCCGCACCAAGCGCGAGGCCGATGAACTGGCCAACGAACTGATTCACCGCGGCCTGGAAGCCGAGGCGCTGCACGGCGACCTGGCCCAGAGCCAGCGTGAACGTGCGCTGGGCTCGTTCCGCAGCGGACGCGCCGGCGTGCTTGTCGCCACCGACGTGGCGGCCCGTGGCCTGGACATTCCCGAGGTGGACCTCGTGGTGCAGTACCACCTGCCCCAGGACCCCGACAGCTACATTCACCGTTCGGGCCGCACCGGCCGCGCCGGCCGGACCGGTACCGCCATCATCATGTACGGCGACCGCGAGAACCGCGAGATGTCGGGCCTGGAGCGCATCACCGGCGTCCGCTTTATCGAGCGCACCATTCCCACGCCCGCCGAGGTGGCCGCCGCGAGCGCCCGCGCCGGAGCCGACATGATCCGCAAGGTCGACCCCACGGTGGCCGCCAGCTTCCAGGATCAGGCCGAGAAGCTGTTCAGCGAACTGGGCCTGGAAGCCCTGGCCCGTGCGCTGGCCAAGATCAGCGGCGTGACCGAGCCGGCCAAGGCCGCCAGCCTGCTCAGCGGTGAGGAAGGTCTGACCACCATCATCCTGCACGGCGAGCGCATGAGCGTGCCGCGTACCGTGGCCGTTCTGGCCCGCAACGGCGATGTGGACACCCGCCGCCTGGGCAAGGTACGCCAGTGGCGCGGCGGAACCGTGGCCGACGTGCCCAGCGAGTTCGTGGCCAAGCTGCTGGCCGCCAACCCCCTGGAAGGCGACATCCAGATTGAGGTTGCCCAGGAATTGCCCGAGCTGTTCGAGGCCCCGACCCGCGAGCGCCGGGACGGCGGCTACCAGGGCGGAGGCCGGGGCCGCAGCGGCCGCGATGAGGGCGGGTACCGTGGTCAGGGCGGCGGCTACAACAACCGCGGCGGCAACCAGGGTGGCAACCGCGGCGGACAGGGCGGCGGACAGGGCCGCTGGAGCCGTGACCGCAACGAGGGCGGCAACAGCCAGCCCCGCCGTGAGGACTTCGCCGACCGCGAGTTCGTGGGCAACCGCTAA